In Azospirillum baldaniorum, one DNA window encodes the following:
- a CDS encoding NAD(P)-dependent oxidoreductase, producing the protein MVNPSTPISHTGIPRIGIIGFGEVGSSFARGLIAAGAGDIVAYDAPPGPTERRLALRRADELGLALAFDPAALADRDILISSVTQDAADNAATTVAPHVAADAIYADVNSLSPEVKATVGGRLNAVPGRFVDVAIMGAPASDLHRVPLLAAGRRAEELAARLAPFGTGIRVVGPEPGRAAAVKILRSILTKGLETLLVEALTAARRHDVEAEVLGGFLELFERRPALDFVEFLVRSDTVHSGRRALEAAQSADTVAAVGLEPAMSRAVAARLSQLAGLGLKERLGGVPPASLSDAVTLFDEALGRRHSTEQRHGIEHPQN; encoded by the coding sequence ATGGTCAATCCCAGCACTCCCATCTCCCACACCGGCATCCCCCGCATCGGAATCATCGGCTTCGGCGAGGTGGGATCGAGCTTCGCACGGGGCCTGATCGCCGCCGGGGCGGGCGACATCGTCGCCTACGACGCGCCGCCCGGCCCGACCGAGCGCCGCCTCGCCCTGCGCCGGGCGGACGAATTGGGGCTCGCCCTCGCCTTCGATCCGGCGGCGCTCGCCGATCGGGACATCCTCATCTCCAGCGTGACGCAGGATGCGGCGGACAACGCCGCCACTACGGTGGCTCCGCACGTCGCGGCGGACGCGATCTACGCCGACGTGAATTCACTGTCGCCGGAGGTGAAGGCCACGGTCGGCGGTCGGCTGAACGCCGTTCCCGGACGCTTCGTCGACGTCGCGATCATGGGAGCACCGGCCTCCGACCTGCACCGCGTGCCGCTTCTGGCGGCGGGCCGGAGGGCGGAGGAGCTTGCCGCGAGGCTGGCCCCCTTCGGGACCGGCATCCGCGTCGTCGGGCCGGAGCCGGGCCGGGCGGCGGCGGTGAAGATCCTGCGCAGCATCCTCACCAAAGGGCTGGAAACCCTGCTGGTCGAGGCGCTGACCGCCGCGCGGCGCCACGATGTGGAGGCGGAGGTTCTGGGCGGCTTCCTGGAGCTGTTCGAGCGGCGCCCCGCGCTCGACTTCGTCGAATTCCTGGTGCGCTCCGACACGGTCCATTCCGGGCGCCGCGCGCTGGAGGCCGCGCAGTCGGCGGACACCGTCGCCGCGGTCGGGCTGGAGCCGGCGATGAGCCGCGCGGTGGCGGCCCGCCTGTCGCAGCTCGCCGGCCTCGGCCTCAAGGAACGCCTGGGCGGGGTGCCGCCCGCATCCCTGTCCGACGCGGTGACGCTTTTCGACGAGGCGCTCGGGCGCCGGCATTCCACGGAGCAGCGACATGGCATCGAACATCCGCAGAACTGA
- a CDS encoding RraA family protein — protein sequence MTDPKIAEELAVYSDRLLGLLDPAIVRRVAIDRPDAAIIERYLALPDLTSQVADILDGLGYDSAVPRRRLPPLEGGRRVAGPAITARQIPAARAPGFSIASGHRPKGGGIDQITLTRRGDVFVIDAGGVAEASSFGGILATASIAAGLAGIVVDGAVRDSANIKAGGLAVWSAGVTPRTGKHRLELAEFNGPVTIAGIQVHPGDLVLGDDDGLLFVPAALILEVIERAEAAASQESALLGALSSGGSAREAAAILHPSKW from the coding sequence ATGACCGATCCGAAAATCGCCGAGGAGCTGGCCGTCTATTCCGACCGGCTGCTCGGCCTGCTCGACCCCGCCATCGTCCGCCGCGTCGCCATCGACCGGCCCGACGCCGCGATCATCGAGCGCTATCTCGCCTTGCCCGACCTGACCTCCCAGGTCGCCGACATCCTCGACGGGCTGGGCTACGACAGCGCGGTTCCCCGGCGGCGCCTGCCGCCGCTGGAGGGGGGACGGCGCGTGGCGGGCCCCGCCATCACGGCGCGGCAGATTCCGGCGGCGCGCGCGCCGGGATTCTCCATCGCCTCAGGCCACCGGCCGAAGGGCGGCGGCATCGACCAGATCACCCTGACCCGGCGCGGCGACGTCTTCGTCATCGACGCCGGCGGGGTGGCCGAGGCGTCGAGCTTCGGCGGCATCCTGGCCACGGCGTCGATCGCCGCCGGTCTGGCCGGCATCGTCGTCGACGGCGCGGTGCGCGACAGCGCCAACATCAAGGCGGGCGGCCTCGCCGTCTGGTCGGCGGGCGTCACGCCGCGCACCGGCAAGCACCGGCTGGAGCTGGCGGAGTTCAACGGGCCGGTCACCATCGCCGGCATCCAGGTTCATCCCGGCGATCTGGTGCTGGGCGACGACGACGGGCTGCTCTTCGTGCCCGCCGCGCTGATCCTGGAGGTCATCGAACGGGCGGAGGCGGCGGCCAGCCAGGAAAGCGCGCTTCTCGGCGCCCTCTCCTCCGGCGGATCGGCGCGCGAGGCCGCGGCGATCCTGCACCCCAGCAAATGGTGA
- a CDS encoding Bug family tripartite tricarboxylate transporter substrate binding protein has product MSRDRFPALDRRSFLTAALAGAAATTLAGVAAPAARAAAPASWPTQPVRLVVPFPPGGGTDLLARALADRLSKLHPQPFVVENRPGAGAAVGTDYVAKSTDGHTFLFASSNHVTVPALSTAVRYDIFKDFKSVVLVADQASVLAVDPELPGKDAAEVLAHIKANPGKYNYGTAGIGSGQHLSTAFLQQLTGIDIVHVPLKGQGEIISELLGKRIQAGFLVLSTALPYFRSGQIRPLAVALPERSPFAPEIPTFGEAGLKDFAARSWLGLLAPSATPTAVVDRLHADIVGFAKDKDYVAITEKAGMALVNEGPAAFDAEIAAGYAQWKQVIQTAGIKPS; this is encoded by the coding sequence ATGTCCCGAGATCGGTTTCCCGCGCTTGACCGGCGCTCCTTCCTGACCGCTGCCCTGGCCGGCGCCGCCGCGACCACCCTGGCCGGGGTCGCCGCCCCGGCGGCGCGGGCCGCGGCACCCGCGTCCTGGCCGACGCAGCCGGTGCGGCTGGTCGTTCCCTTCCCGCCCGGCGGTGGCACCGATCTGCTGGCCCGCGCGCTGGCCGACCGGCTGTCGAAGCTTCATCCGCAGCCCTTCGTGGTCGAGAACCGGCCCGGCGCCGGGGCGGCGGTCGGCACCGACTACGTCGCCAAGTCCACCGATGGCCACACCTTCCTGTTCGCCTCGTCGAACCATGTGACGGTGCCGGCTCTGTCCACGGCGGTGCGCTACGACATCTTCAAGGACTTCAAATCGGTGGTGCTGGTCGCCGATCAGGCCAGCGTGCTCGCCGTCGATCCGGAGCTGCCCGGCAAGGACGCCGCCGAGGTTCTCGCCCACATCAAGGCCAACCCTGGCAAATACAATTACGGCACGGCGGGCATCGGGTCGGGCCAGCATCTCAGCACCGCCTTCCTCCAGCAGCTCACCGGGATCGACATCGTCCATGTGCCGCTGAAGGGCCAAGGGGAAATCATCTCGGAACTGCTGGGCAAGCGCATCCAGGCCGGATTCCTGGTGCTGTCCACGGCCCTGCCCTACTTCCGTTCCGGCCAGATCCGGCCCCTGGCCGTGGCGCTGCCGGAGCGCAGCCCCTTCGCGCCGGAGATCCCGACCTTCGGCGAAGCCGGATTGAAGGACTTCGCCGCCCGCTCCTGGCTCGGCCTGCTGGCACCGTCGGCGACGCCGACGGCGGTCGTGGACCGGCTGCACGCCGACATCGTGGGCTTCGCCAAGGACAAGGACTACGTCGCCATCACCGAAAAGGCGGGGATGGCCCTGGTCAACGAAGGGCCCGCGGCCTTCGACGCGGAGATCGCCGCCGGCTACGCGCAGTGGAAGCAGGTGATCCAGACCGCCGGTATCAAGCCGAGCTGA
- a CDS encoding peroxidase-related enzyme (This protein belongs to a clade of uncharacterized proteins related to peroxidases such as the alkylhydroperoxidase AhpD.), whose amino-acid sequence MPVKKTTAAAPAAESVSWLRLPAPPQDDRTDALFEHSVSVRGYIRNTQSVLAHIPALVLAQEALSRSVTVDFTDGLTGRERELIALAVSVQNRCEPCVWGHAGKLREITGDPRFVGLVEVNYRRADLTPRERAIVDYAVLITERPWTIEPADLDGLRAVGLSEREILEAAAIAAYFNFSNRVNSALGVHPNPEPFDANR is encoded by the coding sequence ATGCCTGTGAAGAAGACGACGGCTGCCGCCCCCGCCGCCGAGAGCGTGTCCTGGCTGCGCCTGCCCGCGCCGCCCCAGGACGACCGCACCGACGCCCTGTTCGAGCATTCGGTGTCCGTCCGCGGCTACATCCGCAACACCCAATCGGTGCTGGCGCACATCCCGGCGCTGGTCCTGGCGCAGGAAGCGCTCAGCCGGTCGGTGACCGTCGATTTCACGGACGGGCTGACGGGCCGCGAGCGCGAGCTGATCGCGCTCGCCGTCAGCGTGCAGAACCGGTGCGAGCCCTGCGTCTGGGGGCACGCCGGCAAGCTGCGCGAGATCACCGGCGATCCCCGCTTCGTCGGGCTGGTGGAGGTGAACTACCGCCGCGCCGACCTGACGCCGCGCGAACGGGCCATCGTCGATTACGCGGTGCTGATCACCGAGCGTCCCTGGACCATCGAACCGGCGGACCTCGACGGGCTGCGCGCGGTGGGCCTGTCGGAGCGGGAGATTTTGGAGGCCGCGGCCATTGCCGCCTACTTCAACTTCTCCAACCGGGTGAACAGCGCGCTGGGCGTCCATCCCAATCCCGAACCGTTCGACGCCAACCGCTGA
- a CDS encoding 4-carboxy-4-hydroxy-2-oxoadipate aldolase/oxaloacetate decarboxylase — protein MTSIRTDFPRPTPEQVAAFATIGAATVHEALGRRGAVDSAIKPIWPGLRIVGAAFPLKTQPGDNLTIHAAMKLARPGDVLVVDAGDYTEQGSFGDVMATSAQSLGLAGLVTNGGVRDAAAIRDIGFPIFSRAISIKGTVKATLGPIAQPIVVGGVTVHPGDLIVGDDDGLVVVPLDEVEAVLTASRARLEKEERLRADLQSGKTTWDIGNYDALLAQTGQSLQA, from the coding sequence ATGACCAGCATCCGCACCGATTTCCCCCGCCCCACCCCCGAGCAGGTCGCGGCCTTCGCGACGATCGGCGCCGCCACCGTCCATGAGGCGCTGGGCCGCCGCGGCGCCGTCGATTCGGCGATCAAGCCGATCTGGCCGGGCCTGCGCATCGTCGGGGCCGCCTTCCCGCTGAAGACCCAGCCGGGCGACAACCTGACCATCCACGCCGCGATGAAGCTGGCCCGTCCGGGCGACGTCCTCGTGGTGGACGCCGGCGACTACACCGAGCAGGGTTCGTTCGGCGACGTGATGGCGACCTCCGCCCAGTCGCTGGGGCTCGCCGGTCTGGTGACCAACGGCGGCGTCCGCGACGCCGCGGCGATCCGCGACATCGGCTTCCCGATCTTCTCCCGCGCCATCTCCATCAAGGGGACGGTGAAGGCGACGCTGGGGCCGATCGCTCAGCCCATCGTCGTGGGCGGCGTCACGGTGCATCCGGGCGACCTGATCGTCGGCGACGACGACGGCCTCGTCGTCGTTCCGCTGGACGAGGTCGAGGCCGTCCTGACGGCCTCCCGCGCCCGGCTGGAGAAGGAGGAGCGGCTGCGCGCCGACCTCCAGAGCGGCAAGACCACCTGGGACATCGGCAATTACGACGCGCTCCTGGCCCAGACCGGCCAGAGCCTGCAAGCGTGA